From the genome of Impatiens glandulifera chromosome 9, dImpGla2.1, whole genome shotgun sequence, one region includes:
- the LOC124914214 gene encoding WD repeat-containing protein 48-like, whose translation MHRVASAGNTNSVRSRKEKRLTYVLNDADDKKHCAGINCLAVLKSPVTDGTNYLFTGSRDGTLKRWELAEDGATCSATFESHVDWVNDAVLVGDSTLISCSSDTTLKAWNCLSDGICTRTLRQHSDYVTCLGATPKNSTIVASGGLCGEVFIWDIEASLRPISKSTDAAEDDHANGFSYPGNSPSSTSNSLHSNGSSNNISLNPNPSNGYVPVSAKGHKESVYALTMNDSGNLLVSGGTEKVIRVWDPRTGSKTMKLRGHTDNIRALLLDPTGRYCLSGSSDSMIRLWDLGQQRCVHSYAVHTDSVWALASTPTFSHVYSGGRDSTMYLTDLSTRESMLLCTKEHPILKLALHDDDIWVATSDSSVDRWPVEGGNPQKVFQRGCSFLAGNLSFSRARASIDGSTLVPVYKNPSYTIHGAPAIIHSVILNNRRHVLTKDTADSVKLWELTRGIVVEDYGKVSFEEKKEELFEMVSIPAWFTVDSRLGCLSIHLDSPQCFTAEMYSSDLKIAEKPEDDKVNLARETLKGLLENWLSKRRKKFGSQASANGEVPLSKDISAKSPTLSRTEVENDLFVYPPFEFSAACPPSIITEGSQSGLWRKKVTELDGTEDEKYFPMWCLDCLLNNQYPPRENTKCGFYLHPYEGSTLQVLTQGKLSAPRILKIHKVINYVVEKMVLDKPDSLNAESLSPGFRGGQLQPPAGNDIFARTGVKPWQKLKPSIEILCNNQVLSIDMSLETVRAYVWKKSDDVVLNYRLVQDK comes from the exons ATGCATCGAGTTGCCAGTGCAGGGAATACTAACTCGGTTCGCTCTAGAAAGGAGAAAAGGCTAACGTATGTGTTGAATGATGCTGATGACAAGAAG CATTGTGCTGGTATAAATTGCTTAGCCGTGTTAAAGTCCCCAGTGACAGATGGAACTAATTACCTCTTCACTGGAAGCCGAGATGGTACATTGAAGAGATGGGAGTTGGCTGAAGATGGAGCTACATGCTCGGCTACGTTTGAGTCCCATGTTGATTGG GTCAATGACGCAGTCCTTGTTGGTGATAGTACCCTTATATCCTGTTCCTCTGATACTACCCTCAAG GCATGGAATTGCTTATCTGATGGGATTTGTACCAGGACTCTTCGTCAGCACAGTGATTATGTCACTTGCCTAGGTGCAACACCAAAAAAT AGTACTATTGTTGCATCTGGTGGCCTTTGTGGGGAGGTATTCATATGGGATATCGAAGCTTCACTTAGACCCATTTCTAAGTCAACTGATGCAGCTGAAGATGACCATGCAAATGGCTTCAGTTACCCAGGGAATTCACCATCATCTACTTCCAACAGTCTGCATTCTAATGGTTCAAGCAACAATATTTCCTTGAACCCAAATCCATCTAATGGATATGTCCCAGTATCTGCCAAGGGTCATAAAGAATCTGTTTATGCACTAACAATGAATGACAGTGGAAACCTTCTTGTGTCTGGAGGAACAGAGAAG GTTATCCGGGTCTGGGATCCCAGAACTGGTTCAAAAACCATGAAGCTCAGAGGGCATACTGATAATATCAGAGCGTTGCTCCTTGATCCTACAGGCAG GTATTGCTTATCAGGATCTTCAGATTCTATGATCAG ACTATGGGATCTAGGTCAGCAACGCTGTGTGCACTCTTATGCCGTGCATACAGATTCTGTTTGGGCACTCGCCAGCACACCTACGTTCAGTCATGTGTATAGTGGTGGGAGAGACAGTACT ATGTATTTAACAGATTTGTCTACAAGAGAAAGCATGTTACTTTGTACCAAAGAGCACCCTATTTTAAAGTTGGCATTGCATGATGATGATATATGGGTTGCGACCTCAGATTCTTCTGTAGATAGATGGCCAGTTGAGGGTGGAAACCCTCAGAAAGTTTTTCAAAGAGGTTGCTCTTTTCTTGCTGGGAATTTGTCATTTTCACGGGCAAGAGCCTCCATAGACGGATCTACACTA GTTCCTGTTTATAAAAATCCCTCATATACCATTCATGGAGCACCAGCAATTATTcattctgttattttaaataatagaagGCATGTCCTCACTAAG GATACAGCTGACTCTGTTAAGTTGTGGGAGTTGACTAGAGGCATCGTAGTAGAAGATTATGGCAAG GTGTCCTTTGAGGAAAAGAAggaagagttatttgaaatg GTAAGCATTCCTGCATGGTTCACTGTTGATTCCAGACTCGGATGCTTGTCCATCCACTTGGATAGCCCCCAGTGCTTTACTGCAGAGATGTATTCATCTGACCTTAAGATTGCTGAAAAACCTGAGGATGATAAG GTAAATTTGGCACGGGAAACACTTAAAGGGCTTTTGGAAAATTGGTTATCCAAAAGAAGGAAGAAGTTTGGATCCCAAGCTTCAGCCAATGGAGAAGTTCCATTGTCCAAGGATATCTCTGCTAAAAGTCCTACACTTTCCAGAACAGAGGTAGAAAATGACTTGTTTGTCTACCCTCCCTTTGAATTCTCTGCAGCCTGTCCTCCTTCCATCATTACTGAGGGCTCTCAAAGTGGTCTATGGCGAAAGAAAGTCACCGAGTTAGATGGGACTGAAGATGAAAAATACTTCCCCATGTGGTGCCTTGACTGTCTTCTGAATAATCAGTACCCACCAAGGGAGAACACCAA ATGTGGATTTTACCTACACCCATATGAGGGTTCAACTCTGCAAGTATTGACTCAAGGGAAACTGAGTGCGCCtcgtatattaaaaattcacaaA gttATTAATTATGTTGTGGAGAAGATGGTTCTTGACAAACCGGATAGTTTGAATGCTGAAAGTTTGTCACCCGGATTTCGTGGTGGTCAGTTACAGCCTCCAGCTGGGAACGATATATTTGCAAGAACTGGAGTGAAGCCTTGGCAAAAGCTGAAGCCGTCTATAgaaattttatgtaataatcAA GTTTTATCAATTGATATGAGCTTAGAAACAGTCCGGGCTTATGTGTGGAAAAAATCTGATGATGTTGTCCTCAACTACAGACTGGTTCAAGACAAGTGA